From the genome of Hymenobacter sp. PAMC 26628, one region includes:
- a CDS encoding IS1 family transposase, which yields MWPFVGRKKRKVWLWLAVERASRRIVAWTPGCRGETTARRLWQALPTRCHRHCWYFTDEWKAYAQVLPRWQHRPCPKGEGQTSSVEAINCSLRQRGGVLVRKSCSFSKCLKMHTARIKIIIDNHNRNIILQ from the coding sequence ATGTGGCCATTTGTAGGCCGCAAAAAGCGCAAAGTCTGGCTGTGGCTCGCCGTGGAGCGGGCCAGTCGCCGTATCGTCGCCTGGACCCCGGGCTGCCGGGGCGAAACCACCGCCCGCCGGCTCTGGCAGGCGCTGCCTACCCGCTGTCACCGGCATTGCTGGTACTTTACGGACGAGTGGAAAGCCTATGCCCAGGTGTTGCCCCGTTGGCAGCACCGACCCTGCCCCAAAGGCGAAGGCCAGACCAGTAGCGTGGAAGCCATCAACTGCTCCTTACGCCAGCGCGGCGGCGTACTCGTGCGCAAGTCCTGTTCGTTCAGCAAATGCCTAAAAATGCACACCGCCCGAATCAAGATTATCATCGATAATCATAATCGAAATATCATCCTTCAATAG
- a CDS encoding S8 family peptidase, with protein MADSPQKKPEKKLFDPANLAQTVIAVPLLQQIAAQRPASPGRKRGAPPAAPRPLAVIIDLNLEYPGGRAEALKWVLAALDDLGPPAGPGQAPAGQAAGRHPKNQYSQQYLFVRLDAAVIEALVARDRDRNSGGPLQTDTTRVGPKAIYRIWPDFPIRGLLNRSLSTVKGDAAHASYAAFGAGIVWAVLDSGIDGAHPHFATYHNLDLPLPLRHIDFTGDGDGSADAALRDGKGHGTHVAGIIAGAWPPDGAPLQAFNRRRDEQGEIDYVPVDAKRITGIAPQCKLVSLKVMDDQGAGEASNLIAAIGLIQEINGYGRRLLIHGANLSVGYEFDPEWFACGQSPLCVEVNRLVRSGVAVVVAAGNTGYGAEQSQFNGTVSAGMGLTINDPGNADLALTVGSTHRDMPHVYGVSYFSSKGPTGDGRVKPDLVAPGEKILSCAAGTALAEMQAKGRPCDYVEDSGTSMAAPHVSGAIAAFLSIRREFVGEPEKVKDLFTASATDLKRERHFQGAGLVDLMRAIQSV; from the coding sequence ATGGCCGATTCCCCGCAAAAGAAGCCGGAAAAAAAGCTGTTCGACCCGGCGAACCTGGCCCAAACCGTCATCGCCGTGCCGCTGCTCCAGCAGATAGCGGCCCAGCGCCCGGCTTCCCCCGGCCGCAAGCGCGGGGCCCCGCCCGCCGCGCCCCGGCCGCTGGCCGTCATCATCGACCTGAACCTGGAGTACCCGGGGGGCCGCGCCGAAGCGCTGAAGTGGGTGCTGGCCGCCCTCGACGACCTCGGGCCGCCCGCCGGCCCCGGGCAAGCGCCGGCCGGCCAGGCCGCCGGCCGGCACCCCAAGAACCAGTACAGCCAGCAATACCTGTTCGTGCGCCTCGACGCCGCCGTGATCGAGGCGCTGGTGGCCCGCGACCGGGACCGCAACAGCGGCGGGCCCCTGCAAACGGACACTACCCGCGTGGGGCCCAAGGCCATTTACCGCATCTGGCCCGACTTCCCCATCCGGGGCCTGCTCAATCGCTCGCTCTCGACGGTGAAGGGCGACGCGGCCCACGCCTCGTACGCGGCCTTCGGGGCCGGCATTGTGTGGGCCGTGCTCGACTCGGGCATCGACGGCGCGCACCCGCACTTCGCCACCTACCACAACCTCGACCTGCCGCTGCCGCTCCGGCACATTGACTTCACCGGCGACGGCGACGGCAGCGCGGACGCCGCCCTGCGCGACGGCAAGGGCCACGGCACCCACGTGGCGGGCATCATCGCCGGCGCGTGGCCCCCGGACGGGGCCCCGCTGCAGGCCTTCAACCGGCGGCGCGACGAGCAGGGCGAAATCGACTACGTGCCGGTGGACGCCAAGCGCATCACCGGCATCGCGCCCCAGTGCAAGCTCGTGAGCCTGAAGGTGATGGACGACCAGGGCGCGGGCGAGGCCAGCAACCTCATCGCCGCCATCGGCCTGATCCAGGAAATCAACGGCTACGGCCGCCGGCTGCTCATCCACGGCGCGAACCTGAGCGTGGGCTACGAATTCGACCCCGAGTGGTTTGCCTGCGGCCAAAGCCCGCTGTGCGTGGAGGTGAACCGCCTGGTGCGCTCGGGGGTGGCGGTGGTGGTGGCGGCCGGCAACACCGGCTACGGGGCCGAGCAAAGCCAGTTCAACGGCACCGTATCGGCGGGCATGGGCCTGACCATCAACGACCCCGGCAACGCCGACCTGGCCCTCACCGTGGGGTCCACGCACCGCGACATGCCCCACGTGTACGGCGTGTCGTACTTCTCCTCGAAGGGCCCCACCGGCGACGGCCGCGTCAAGCCCGACCTGGTGGCCCCGGGCGAAAAAATCCTGTCCTGCGCCGCCGGCACCGCCCTGGCGGAGATGCAAGCCAAGGGCCGCCCCTGCGACTACGTGGAGGACAGCGGCACGAGCATGGCGGCCCCCCACGTGTCGGGGGCCATCGCGGCCTTCCTGTCCATCCGGCGCGAGTTCGTGGGCGAGCCCGAGAAAGTGAAGGACCTGTTCACCGCCTCGGCCACCGACCTCAAGCGCGAGCGCCACTTCCAGGGCGCCGGCCTCGTGGACCTGATGCGGGCCATCCAATCCGTCTGA
- a CDS encoding RNA polymerase sigma factor: MTEADLIAACQRGEPRAQRLLYERLAGLMLTVCRRYLRRREDAEEALLLGFAQMFRALPTYRGEGSFEGWVRRIMVNRALMELRRREPLTLSFDDFAQPENLASTPATADTQLQADDLLALLAELPAGYRTVFNLYALEGYGHQEIAELLGISEGTSKSQLSKARALLQRRVGQAAAVAY, translated from the coding sequence GTGACCGAAGCTGACCTGATTGCCGCCTGCCAGCGGGGCGAGCCCCGCGCCCAGCGCCTGCTCTACGAGCGCCTGGCGGGCCTCATGCTGACGGTGTGCCGCCGCTACCTGCGCCGCCGCGAAGACGCCGAAGAAGCCCTGCTGCTGGGCTTTGCCCAAATGTTTAGGGCCCTGCCCACTTACCGCGGCGAGGGCAGCTTCGAGGGCTGGGTGCGCCGCATCATGGTGAACCGGGCCCTGATGGAGCTGCGCCGCCGCGAGCCGCTCACGCTCTCGTTCGACGACTTCGCGCAGCCCGAAAACCTGGCCAGCACCCCCGCCACGGCCGACACCCAACTCCAGGCCGACGACCTGCTGGCCCTGCTGGCCGAGCTGCCCGCCGGCTACCGCACCGTGTTCAACCTCTACGCCCTGGAGGGCTACGGCCACCAGGAAATCGCCGAGCTCCTGGGCATTTCGGAGGGCACCAGCAAGTCGCAGCTCAGCAAGGCCCGGGCCCTGTTGCAGCGCCGCGTGGGCCAGGCCGCCGCCGTGGCCTACTAA
- a CDS encoding porin family protein: MKRSFFTLLLFAAACAAAPATARAARLPGAPAPADTIVVRLPNQATLTLLVRDAAQLRELPQYHLDSLTVRLAGYIAQAEAAAKTAKTEQVTLEFYPDKDTPGQRLPEQIRITTHKQNPNAKRVDVALNKAFKIKVDTDADGNRSVKINPTPGANRAEREAHRDSSRAKNYERNNNHDANFILDLGLNALANQHPGAGQSAVDLRPGGSRYVNLGFDYSQRLGGKRSPMYLVLGPEFAFNNYMLNGNNKWVNQNNITSVVNETNPTRQYDKTKLATATVNLPLMLQLKLHDAHYRPTFALAAGGFVGYRLGSWTKLKYTTDGTTYKDKDHSSYNLEDFQYGLQGTIGYGDLTLFAKYNLNPLFKAGQGPDTQVVSFGLRLFGN; this comes from the coding sequence ATGAAACGCTCCTTCTTCACCCTGCTCCTCTTCGCCGCTGCCTGCGCCGCCGCGCCTGCTACTGCCCGCGCCGCCCGGCTGCCCGGGGCCCCGGCCCCCGCCGACACCATTGTGGTGCGTCTGCCCAACCAGGCCACCCTCACGCTGCTGGTGCGCGACGCGGCCCAGTTGCGCGAGCTGCCCCAGTACCACCTCGACTCGCTCACGGTGCGCCTGGCCGGCTACATTGCCCAGGCCGAAGCGGCGGCCAAAACGGCCAAAACCGAGCAGGTGACGCTGGAGTTTTATCCCGACAAGGACACCCCCGGCCAGCGCCTGCCCGAGCAGATCCGCATCACTACCCACAAGCAAAACCCCAACGCCAAGCGCGTGGACGTGGCCCTGAACAAGGCCTTCAAAATCAAGGTCGATACCGACGCCGACGGTAACCGGAGCGTAAAAATCAACCCCACGCCCGGCGCTAACCGCGCCGAGCGCGAAGCCCACCGCGACTCCTCGCGCGCCAAGAACTACGAGCGCAACAACAACCACGACGCCAACTTTATACTCGACCTGGGCCTGAACGCGCTGGCCAACCAGCACCCCGGCGCCGGCCAGTCGGCTGTGGACCTGCGCCCCGGCGGCTCGCGCTACGTCAACTTGGGCTTTGACTATTCCCAGCGCCTGGGCGGCAAGCGCAGCCCGATGTATTTGGTACTGGGCCCCGAGTTTGCCTTCAACAACTACATGCTGAACGGCAACAACAAGTGGGTGAACCAGAACAACATCACCAGCGTGGTGAACGAAACCAACCCCACCCGCCAGTACGACAAAACCAAGCTGGCCACCGCCACCGTGAACCTGCCGCTCATGCTCCAGCTCAAGCTGCACGACGCCCACTACCGGCCCACGTTTGCCCTCGCCGCCGGGGGCTTCGTGGGCTACCGCCTCGGCTCCTGGACCAAGCTTAAGTACACCACCGACGGCACCACCTACAAGGACAAGGACCACAGCAGCTACAACCTCGAAGACTTCCAGTACGGCCTGCAAGGCACCATCGGCTACGGCGACCTCACCCTGTTCGCCAAGTACAACCTGAACCCGCTCTTCAAAGCCGGCCAGGGCCCCGACACGCAAGTCGTCAGCTTCGGCCTGCGCCTGTTCGGGAATTAG
- a CDS encoding TrmH family RNA methyltransferase yields MISKAQAKYVQSLHQKKYRQRHGAFLVEGGKSVLELLSSGVETETVFCTPEFADQNRAKLAPGPLPVLVSEAELAQVSTLATNTTALAVARRPPEAPLPPTLPLGALVLALDEVRDPGNLGTLIRLADWYGLPGLVLSDTCADPWAPKTVAATMGSFARVRIWPRPLAAWLGALPAGTAIYGADLHGANVHRAALAPAGVLVMGSESHGLTPAVAACLTQRLHIPRGPSGGAESLNVAVSAAILLDNFFRGE; encoded by the coding sequence ATGATTTCAAAAGCCCAAGCCAAATACGTGCAGTCGCTGCACCAAAAAAAGTACCGCCAGCGCCACGGTGCCTTCCTCGTCGAGGGGGGCAAAAGCGTGCTGGAGCTGCTAAGTTCCGGGGTAGAAACCGAAACCGTGTTCTGCACCCCCGAATTTGCCGACCAAAACCGCGCCAAATTGGCCCCCGGCCCGCTCCCCGTGCTCGTCAGCGAAGCTGAATTGGCCCAGGTGAGCACCCTGGCCACCAACACCACGGCCCTGGCCGTGGCCCGCCGCCCGCCCGAGGCCCCGCTGCCGCCCACCCTGCCGCTGGGGGCCCTGGTGCTGGCCCTCGACGAAGTGCGCGACCCCGGCAACCTGGGCACGCTCATCCGGCTGGCCGACTGGTACGGCCTGCCGGGCCTGGTGCTCAGCGACACCTGCGCCGACCCCTGGGCCCCCAAAACCGTGGCCGCCACCATGGGCAGCTTCGCCCGGGTCCGCATCTGGCCGCGCCCGCTGGCCGCGTGGCTGGGGGCCCTGCCCGCCGGCACCGCCATCTACGGGGCCGACCTGCACGGCGCCAACGTGCACCGCGCCGCCCTGGCCCCGGCCGGCGTGCTCGTCATGGGCTCTGAGTCGCACGGCCTCACGCCGGCCGTGGCCGCCTGCCTCACCCAACGCCTGCACATCCCGCGGGGCCCCAGCGGCGGCGCCGAAAGCCTGAACGTGGCCGTGTCGGCCGCCATTTTGCTGGATAATTTTTTCCGGGGAGAATAG
- the tamL gene encoding translocation and assembly module lipoprotein TamL — protein sequence MKSLFFVTKLGGRGPWRAGAALLLAAAAALAACSPLKLLRPGQRLLSKMEVVGADRADQDRLVALAQQKPNTRFPLPKLAIYLLGNRFYDSVRTRRQLAAIRQDFEKRRLAAGDDSAKLGQLLNRRERKLNRKQLVLDKGNAIMRLGEAPVIYDSASTRRSVEQMTTYLRSQGYFRARVLATDTARYRHNLLLRLLAGRRAAADSADRAKLYRRVTVRYRVRQGAPFVVSQLTASIPDSGVAAVVARGQGASLLHVGDRYNEDAIGQERTRLETLLKSNGYYDFRQAYITLEADTSYQAFTVRLRTNIANPGPGLSHRVYTLRQVTVITDAGVGRSLRVAVADTLRRAGTGQRARPQRGPRLDTTVVDSVHFAAFQQRYSPRLLAGKVAVRPGQLYSLPRTQLTQRQFANLDMFRFNPVTYRNVEGAAGADSTATGLLDAVVTATPAPKFQESTEFGGTYVANLVGPFVNVRFKTRNPFGGAEVLELSTRVGFEGQYNRATARPEYTALFGATAALVLPQFLVPFRISRDFSRYSPRTRFSLSDTYVSRPEYTRTNVELTYDYIWQRSAFHQFVISPVVQNVVNTTSISQDFQQRLDTLRIRDGSPLYQSFRRIYEPSMAASSLFNSNDFNETRDARYFRLFVEVGGLTRDLYRHAAWYDTAVAVYNFAKITADYRRYHKLSPNTFLVYRFNGGLVHALTPTAGRYTVAYDKYLFAGGSNSVRAWKPRRLGIGGFSPTTTNPDGSVVRDYNSEQPGELLLEGSVEYRFPVYSFVKGAIFTDYGNTWTVTADPQRPGAQFAFNSFLKQFAVGSGVGVRLDFTFLILRLDVAAKVYDPSAPADARWAIKRFYKDSEHEPAFNLGIGYPF from the coding sequence TTGAAATCATTGTTCTTCGTAACGAAACTTGGCGGCCGGGGGCCCTGGCGGGCCGGGGCAGCGCTGCTGCTGGCCGCCGCGGCCGCCCTGGCGGCGTGCTCGCCGCTGAAGCTGCTGCGCCCCGGCCAGCGCCTGCTCAGCAAAATGGAGGTGGTGGGCGCCGACCGCGCCGACCAGGACCGCCTCGTGGCCTTGGCCCAGCAAAAGCCCAACACCCGCTTTCCGCTGCCCAAGTTAGCCATCTACCTGCTAGGAAACCGCTTTTACGACTCGGTGCGCACCCGCCGGCAACTGGCGGCCATCCGCCAGGACTTTGAAAAGCGCCGCCTGGCTGCCGGCGACGACTCGGCCAAGCTGGGCCAGTTACTCAACCGCCGCGAGCGCAAGCTCAACCGCAAGCAGCTGGTGCTCGACAAGGGCAACGCCATCATGCGCCTGGGCGAGGCCCCGGTCATTTACGACTCGGCCAGCACCCGCCGCTCGGTGGAGCAGATGACGACCTACCTGCGCAGCCAGGGCTACTTCCGGGCCCGGGTGCTGGCCACCGACACGGCCCGCTACCGCCACAACCTGCTGCTGCGGCTGCTGGCCGGCCGCCGCGCCGCCGCCGATTCAGCCGACCGCGCCAAGCTCTACCGCCGCGTGACGGTGCGCTACCGCGTGCGCCAGGGGGCCCCGTTCGTGGTGAGTCAGCTCACGGCCAGCATTCCCGACTCGGGGGTGGCGGCCGTGGTGGCGCGCGGCCAGGGCGCCAGCCTGCTGCACGTGGGCGACCGCTACAACGAGGACGCCATCGGCCAGGAGCGCACCCGCCTCGAAACGCTGCTCAAGAGCAACGGCTACTACGATTTCCGCCAGGCCTACATCACCCTGGAGGCCGACACCAGCTACCAGGCCTTCACCGTGCGCCTGCGCACCAACATCGCCAACCCGGGCCCCGGCCTGAGCCACCGCGTGTACACGCTGCGCCAAGTCACGGTCATCACCGACGCCGGGGTGGGCCGCTCGCTGCGCGTGGCCGTGGCCGACACCCTGCGCCGGGCCGGCACTGGGCAGCGGGCCCGCCCCCAGCGGGGGCCCCGCCTCGACACGACGGTGGTGGACTCGGTGCACTTCGCCGCGTTTCAGCAGCGCTACAGCCCGCGGCTGCTGGCGGGCAAGGTGGCCGTGCGCCCGGGCCAGCTCTACAGCCTGCCGCGCACCCAGCTCACGCAGCGCCAGTTCGCCAACCTCGACATGTTCCGCTTCAACCCCGTGACCTACCGCAACGTGGAGGGCGCCGCCGGGGCCGACAGCACGGCCACCGGCCTGCTCGACGCGGTGGTGACGGCCACGCCGGCCCCCAAGTTCCAGGAAAGCACCGAGTTTGGCGGCACCTACGTGGCCAACCTCGTGGGGCCCTTCGTGAACGTGCGCTTCAAAACGCGCAACCCCTTCGGCGGGGCCGAGGTGCTGGAGCTGAGCACGCGCGTGGGCTTCGAGGGCCAGTACAACCGCGCCACGGCCCGGCCCGAATACACAGCCTTGTTTGGGGCCACGGCGGCGCTGGTGCTGCCCCAGTTTCTGGTGCCGTTCCGCATCAGCCGCGACTTCTCGCGCTACAGCCCGCGCACGCGCTTCTCGCTGTCCGACACCTACGTGAGCCGGCCCGAGTACACGCGCACCAACGTGGAGCTGACCTACGACTACATCTGGCAGCGCTCGGCGTTTCACCAGTTCGTGATTTCGCCGGTGGTGCAGAACGTGGTGAACACCACGTCCATCAGCCAGGATTTTCAGCAGCGGCTCGACACGCTGCGCATCCGCGACGGCTCGCCGCTGTACCAGTCGTTTCGGCGCATCTACGAGCCGAGCATGGCGGCCTCGTCGCTCTTCAACTCCAACGACTTCAACGAAACCCGCGACGCGCGCTACTTCCGCCTGTTCGTGGAGGTGGGGGGCCTCACCCGCGACCTTTACCGCCACGCGGCCTGGTACGACACGGCGGTGGCGGTGTACAACTTCGCCAAAATCACGGCCGACTACCGCCGCTACCACAAGCTCTCGCCCAACACGTTCCTGGTGTACCGCTTCAACGGGGGCCTGGTGCATGCCCTCACCCCCACCGCCGGGCGCTACACCGTGGCCTACGACAAGTACCTGTTTGCCGGGGGCAGCAACAGCGTGCGCGCCTGGAAGCCGCGGCGCCTGGGCATCGGCGGCTTCTCGCCCACCACCACGAACCCCGATGGCAGCGTGGTGCGCGACTACAACTCGGAGCAGCCCGGCGAGCTGCTGCTCGAAGGCAGCGTCGAGTACCGCTTCCCGGTGTACTCGTTCGTGAAGGGAGCCATATTCACTGATTACGGCAACACATGGACCGTGACGGCTGACCCCCAACGGCCGGGGGCCCAGTTCGCGTTCAATTCCTTCCTGAAGCAGTTTGCCGTGGGCTCGGGCGTGGGCGTGCGCCTCGATTTCACCTTCCTCATCCTGCGCCTCGACGTGGCCGCCAAGGTGTACGACCCCAGCGCCCCGGCCGACGCGCGCTGGGCCATCAAGCGCTTCTACAAGGACAGCGAGCACGAGCCGGCCTTCAACCTGGGCATCGGCTACCCGTTTTAA